CCCGTACACCCAGGCGGCGAGGTGGTTGGCCACGACCAAGTGGAAATCGTTGTGCCCGTGGAACTCCAGTTGGGTGCTCTTCAACCCGAGATCGTCCAGCAGAAGCCTTATCAGCCTCGGTATACTCCTGGGGAGCGGAGCTTCAACGAACGGCAGCCCCATGCCTAGGGTGTCGGACAGCTTGAACCTCACCTCCGTACCGTACCTCTCAGCCAGCCTCAGCACCTCATCCAAGAAGGGGAGGAGGAACCCGTACACATCACACCTCGTTATGTCCTCCATCGCCACCTTGAGCTTCAGGCCCATCTTCAGCCCCTCCTCCACCGCCCTCAGGTACTTGGCCTTGGCCGTCTCCCTGTCCATCCCCAGCTTGTAGGTGATGTGGTAGTCGGATACAGAGGTGAGGACTATCGTCTCGTCCAAACCAGCCTCCTTGACCAGTCTAAGATCCTCCAGCCTGGCCCTGACCCACCCTATGGGTCTGGGATAGGTGGCATAGTCCTTTATCCTCCTTATGACCTCTCTGTCCTTTTTGGTGTAGGGAAAGAGCTCAATGTCCCTAACAACGCCACCCCCATTATCTAGCTCAACGAGCACCTCGTAGATGGCCATCGCTTCCTCCACAGTGAAGGGCCTGCTCCCCTGCTGCCCATCCCTCAGCGTGGTATCGGTCAGTATGAGCTCGTGAGTCGGAGGCCTCCTGAAAAACCTCGGAACGCCCAGTTCGGGGAAGAACCAGCTCGGATCGGACGCCCCCATTCCTTTCACCGGATTCGGACCAAGTGGTCCTGTGAAATATTTATACGTTCCTTTTATCGTCGCATATTATCCGAAAATCGAATATAGCGGGCGTGAAACTTGTATAGTCGTAAAACTAAGGGTGCTACGTCTCTCGTCTAACTGCGTTCGATATAAAAAGAGTTAGGTGAGCAGATCATGTGGCCCCCACAGGAGCAGGAGTAGGTACGGGCCTCCTTCTAAGGAGGTAGACGGCCGAAATTATTGCAGCTGCACCCACTATTCCCAATCCCAGAACTGTGGGATCTAGCTGGGGCTTCTCCACCGTCACGGTCCTCACGGAGCTCACGGTCCGGGTTACGGTGACTGTCTTGGGCTGCTGGATCGTCTGGGTCCGCGTGGCTGGGGCTTGGGCCTGAGCGGTCTGGATGGGCGGTCCCTTCACCTCTACCACTATATCCGTGGTGTTAACGCAGCCGCAGTCTTCAGCCTTTGCTATCAGGGTGGCCGTGTACTCCCCGGGCGGGGCATCCTTTAAAGTGAGGTTAATTGATCCCAGCTCCCCAACCCTCAGTTTGGCTGGTAAGGAATATGAAATGCCGGATGGTAATCCTACCAGCGTCAGGATCGCCTCATTCACGTCAGGTGAGTTGAGAATCACGACGAGCTCTGACTCAGGATTGTCCTCTGTAAGAACCACGTGGCTCGGCCTCACGTCAATCGTTATCTCGCCCACGGTTCTCTCGACGAGTATCATCACCTGCCTGCTCTTGAGGAACTCCTCCTCCCTGTACAGCTCAACGCTCATCCCATAGGTACCCGGGCTGGTTCCCTTTGGGACGGTGACCCAGAGGTCGAGGTGGCTGGTCTTAGACAGTCTGCTGGGATAGCGGCTCACGTACCACCCCGGGGGCGGGACGACCCTCAGGGTCAGGGGTTCCGTCGTCTCCCCTCCGGTTATCCCCACCGTTACTCTGATGTGGAACGTCTCATCCGGCTTTACTTTCACCGTCACGGGATACA
The DNA window shown above is from Thermoproteota archaeon and carries:
- a CDS encoding 2-isopropylmalate synthase; this encodes MGASDPSWFFPELGVPRFFRRPPTHELILTDTTLRDGQQGSRPFTVEEAMAIYEVLVELDNGGGVVRDIELFPYTKKDREVIRRIKDYATYPRPIGWVRARLEDLRLVKEAGLDETIVLTSVSDYHITYKLGMDRETAKAKYLRAVEEGLKMGLKLKVAMEDITRCDVYGFLLPFLDEVLRLAERYGTEVRFKLSDTLGMGLPFVEAPLPRSIPRLIRLLLDDLGLKSTQLEFHGHNDFHLVVANHLAAWVYGASLSNCTLLGIGERAGNCPLEAMALFHAQLVKGSPLNLKALREARDLFLRMGFHVPVFYPILGENAFRTKAGIHIDGLLKNPAIYLPFDPEEVLGIPYDVEITPYSGRAGLIYWLVKKAGVKDWMSLKGDPRLDMAYREVLNSFEGGRTEPLSDEEVLGILRRYVPELVEGIEVWEGR